In Pectinophora gossypiella chromosome 1, ilPecGoss1.1, whole genome shotgun sequence, one genomic interval encodes:
- the LOC126370934 gene encoding adenylate kinase isoenzyme 1-like isoform X2, whose protein sequence is MAPVDFSKKPIVWVLGGPGSGKGTQCEKIIAKYGFTHLSSGDLLRAEVKSGSDRAKALTAVMERGELVSNEVVLQLLKEAIEAKAESSNGFLIDGYPREESQGVAFENTIAPVSVILYFEASCETLTKRLLGRAASSGRADDNEDTIKLRLKTFLENNDKVLAQYPTKLVRINAERSVDEIFADVEKALDAIVKQ, encoded by the exons GCGCCAGTAGACTTCTCAAAGAAGCCCATAGTGTGGGTACTCGGAGGCCCGGGTTCCGGCAAGGGCACGCAATGCGAGAAGATCATCGCCAAGTACGGGTTCACGCACCTGTCCTCTGGGGACCTGCTCCGAGCAGAGGTCAAGAGTGGCTCCGACAGGGCCAAGGCTCTCACCGCTGTTATGGAGCGGG GTGAGCTGGTCTCGAACGAGGTGGTGCTGCAGTTGCTGAAGGAAGCCATCGAGGCCAAGGCGGAGTCCTCCAACGGGTTCCTCATCGACGGGTACCCGCGCGAGGAGTCGCAGGGCGTCGCCTTCGAGAACACCATCGCGCCTGTCTCT GTGATCCTATACTTCGAGGCGTCTTGCGAGACGCTCACCAAGCGGCTGCTGGGGCGCGCAGCCAGTTCTGGCCGCGCTGATGACAACGAGGACACCATCAAACTTCGGCTCAAGACCTTCCTCGAGAACAACGACAAAGTGCTTGCGCAATACCCCACCAAGCTCGTCAGG atAAACGCTGAAAGGTCCGTGGATGAGATCTTTGCGGACGTGGAGAAAGCGCTAGACGCTATAGTGAAACAATAA
- the LOC126370997 gene encoding adenylate kinase isoenzyme 1-like: MACPVDCKKPKCLSMKKGLVDFSKQPIVWVLGGPGSGKGTQCDKIVAKYGFTHLSSGDLLRAEIKTGSERANNLNSVMQGGGLVPNEVVLDLLKEAIDNEAGKSNGFLIDGYPREENQGRAFEECIGPVTTLIYFEVSAETMTQRLLSRAVNSGRVDDNEDTIKLRLRTFFENNDKVLASYSSKLNRINGERPADEIFRDVEAILDPIVAIHS, from the exons ATGGCTTGCCCTGTGGATTGTAAGAAACCGAAATGCTTGAGTATGAAGAAG GGTTTAGTGGACTTTAGCAAGCAACCCATCGTATGGGTCCTGGGCGGGCCTGGCTCAGGTAAAGGCACGCAGTGTGACAAAATCGTGGCGAAGTATGGATTTACCCATCTCTCATCCGGGGATCTTCTGCGTGCTGAAATCAAGACCGGCAGTGAACGAGCGAATAACCTCAATTCTGTTATGCAAGGAG GTGGACTGGTCCCAAACGAGGTAGTCCTGGATTTGCTGAAAGAGGCAATAGACAATGAAGCTGGCAAGTCCAATGGGTTCCTCATCGATGGCTATCCTCGGGAGGAGAATCAAGGGCGAGCTTTTGAAGAGTGCATCGGCCCAGTCACT ACCTTAATATACTTTGAAGTGTCCGCGGAGACGATGACACAGCGACTGCTGTCGCGTGCAGTCAATTCTGGCAGGGTCGATGACAACGAGGACACCATCAAGCTACGCTTGAGGACCTTCTTCGAAAACAACGACAAGGTTCTCGCGTCGTATTCTTCGAAACTGAACAGG ATAAATGGTGAGAGGCCAGCGGATGAAATTTTTCGTGATGTCGAGGCAATACTAGACCCTATTGTAGCAATACACAGCTAA